From the genome of Spinacia oleracea cultivar Varoflay chromosome 2, BTI_SOV_V1, whole genome shotgun sequence, one region includes:
- the LOC110798516 gene encoding auxin-binding protein ABP19b-like — protein sequence MNTLSVFFIFSLLASLSIALEHDFCVGDLSLPRGPEGYACKDPATVTTDDFVYTGFRGERTTSNIFANNVTLAFADAFPAFNGLGISMARLDFGLGGVIPLHSHRTSEVILIVKGTIIAGFIDSNNIAYYKRLEVGDIMVFPQAMLHFQVNVGETPATAFVSLNGANPGLQLTTLSLFAGNLPGDIAEKITLLSHKEVTRLKRIFGTA from the coding sequence ATGAACACACTTTCAGTTTTCTTCATCTTCTCTCTCTTAGCCTCCCTCTCGATTGCATTAGAACACGACTTTTGTGTTGGCGATCTAAGTCTCCCTAGGGGACCTGAAGGGTATGCATGTAAAGATCCAGCTACTGTCACTACAGATGATTTTGTTTACACTGGTTTCCGTGGTGAAAGAACCACCTCAAATATATTTGCGAATAATGTGACTTTGGCATTTGCGGATGCATTCCCAGCCTTCAATGGTTTAGGCATCTCGATGGCAAGGCTAGATTTTGGGTTAGGAGGAGTAATCCCACTACACTCCCACCGAACTTCTGAAGTTATTCTGATTGTAAAAGGTACAATTATTGCAGGGTTTATTGACTCTAACAATATTGCATACTACAAAAGATTAGAGGTCGGTGATATCATGGTCTTTCCACAAGCCATGCTTCACTTCCAGGTCAATGTTGGTGAAACTCCCGCAACTGCATTCGTTAGTCTGAATGGTGCTAACCCAGGACTACAACTCACTACCCTCTCCTTGTTTGCCGGCAATCTGCCTGGTGACATCGCCGAAAAAATCACACTCCTAAGTCACAAGGAAGTAACGAGGTTGAAGAGAATATTCGGCACAGCTTAA
- the LOC110798501 gene encoding auxin-binding protein ABP19a-like produces MKNLSIFVIFGLLASFSHAIELDFCVGDTSLPRGPEGYACKDPASVTTDDFVYTGFRGERTTTNVFGNNVTLAFSDAFPALNGLGISMARLDFGVGGVIPLHSHRTSEVLILIKGSIIAGFIDTNNTAYYKRLEVGDVMVFPQAMLHFQVNVGKTPATAFVSLNGANPALQLTTPSLFAGNLPAKIAEQITLLSHKEVMRMKRMFGTA; encoded by the coding sequence ATGAAAAATCTTTCCATCTTCGTCATCTTCGGCCTCTTAGCCTCTTTCTCACATGCCATAGAACTCGACTTTTGTGTCGGAGATACTTCTCTCCCTAGAGGACCAGAAGGATACGCTTGTAAAGATCCTGCTAGTGTCACAACTGACGATTTCGTTTACACTGGTTTCCGTGGTGAAAGAACCACCACAAATGTATTTGGGAATAATGTTACTCTAGCATTTTCAGATGCATTCCCAGCGTTAAATGGGTTAGGCATCTCCATGGCAAGGTTAGACTTTGGCGTAGGCGGAGTGATCCCTCTACACTCCCATCGTACGTCGGAAGTTCTTATTTTGATCAAAGGTTCAATCATTGCAGGATTTATTGATACAAACAATACTGCATACTATAAAAGGTTAGAGGTCGGTGATGTCATGGTCTTTCCACAAGCCATGCTTCACTTCCAGGTAAATGTTGGAAAAACTCCTGCTACTGCATTTGTTAGTCTGAATGGAGCAAACCCAGCATTACAACTCACTACTCCCTCCTTGTTTGCTGGCAATTTACCTGCTAAGATAGCCGAGCAAATCACACTCCTAAGTCATAAGGAAGTAATGAGGATGAAAAGAATGTTCGGCACCGCTTGA